A region of Bradyrhizobium sp. SZCCHNS1050 DNA encodes the following proteins:
- a CDS encoding MFS transporter: MPSVIADPSLLRVLIVLAITQLIAWGTLSLPAVIGRAMAADLEMELTAIFASTTVLYMSMGLCSPLLARPFVKHGGRRVMIAGTLLAAPGYALLSAAQGPLSYYAAWLLLGVAGSATLSTASYIVLNEIAGLRARSAIGALMLVTGLSSSIFWPVTSALSAHIGWRSTCLVYAGLLLLVSLPLFVFLLPRRVHDHLPPSSDPPASAPASTPSRGTFYLLVGASGLNAFVAFGMGAVLIELLKAKGLSAAEAVGFGSMLGVIQISARAIDFLGGGRWDGITTAIVAGLALPVAMLLLMLSDGSHAAIGGFILIYGLGSGALAVARATMPLVFYDKAAFAKASAQIGLPLNLLSAVSAPILVELLTRYGSKAPLALSLACSCAAVVILLLLRRRRPGRAMAGG, from the coding sequence ATGCCCTCCGTCATCGCCGACCCCTCCCTCCTGCGCGTCCTGATCGTGCTCGCCATCACCCAGCTGATCGCCTGGGGCACGCTCAGCCTGCCGGCGGTGATCGGCCGGGCCATGGCGGCGGATCTGGAGATGGAGCTGACGGCGATCTTCGCCAGCACGACGGTGCTGTACATGTCGATGGGGCTGTGCTCGCCGCTGCTGGCGCGACCGTTCGTCAAGCATGGCGGGCGGCGGGTGATGATCGCGGGCACTCTGCTGGCGGCGCCGGGCTACGCGCTGCTGTCTGCGGCGCAGGGGCCGCTCTCTTATTATGCCGCCTGGCTGCTGCTCGGCGTGGCCGGCAGCGCCACCCTCTCGACCGCCTCCTACATCGTGCTCAACGAGATCGCGGGCCTGCGCGCGCGCAGCGCCATCGGCGCGCTGATGCTGGTCACGGGCCTGTCGAGCAGCATCTTCTGGCCGGTCACCTCGGCCCTCTCCGCGCATATCGGCTGGCGCAGCACCTGTCTCGTCTATGCCGGCCTGCTGCTGCTGGTCTCGCTGCCGCTGTTCGTGTTCCTGCTGCCGCGGCGCGTCCATGATCATCTGCCGCCGTCGTCGGATCCGCCGGCGTCGGCTCCCGCATCGACGCCGTCGCGCGGCACGTTCTATCTGCTGGTCGGCGCCTCCGGCCTCAACGCCTTCGTCGCGTTCGGGATGGGGGCCGTGCTGATCGAGCTCCTGAAGGCCAAAGGCCTGTCGGCGGCCGAGGCGGTCGGTTTCGGCTCGATGCTGGGGGTGATCCAGATCAGCGCCCGCGCCATCGATTTTCTCGGCGGCGGCCGCTGGGACGGCATCACCACCGCGATCGTCGCCGGACTGGCGCTGCCGGTGGCGATGCTGCTGCTGATGCTGAGCGACGGCTCGCACGCCGCGATCGGCGGCTTCATCCTGATCTACGGCCTTGGCAGTGGCGCGCTCGCCGTGGCGCGAGCCACGATGCCGCTGGTGTTCTACGACAAGGCGGCGTTCGCCAAGGCGTCCGCCCAGATCGGACTGCCGCTCAACCTGCTGTCGGCGGTGTCGGCGCCCATCCTCGTCGAGCTCTTGACCCGCTACGGCAGCAAAGCGCCGCTGGCGCTGAGCCTGGCCTGCTCGTGCGCGGCGGTGGTCATCCTGCTGCTGCTGCGGCGGCGCCGTCCGGGCCGAGCGATGGCTGGCGGGTAG
- a CDS encoding alpha/beta hydrolase produces the protein MVGSDLRAGFEKVAFKADDGTVLRGWHVPPQGDAPTAPIVVLHHGFSGLKESYLDKYAAAFSAAGLGALVYDPRNFGESEGRVRQEIDPMQQLADYRDAITFAMTLPRVDPRRIGAWGSSYGGGVAIQAAAIDQRIRCVAVQVSFLSGGAIWSHIPAETKAQLSQLFVGERLARAAGEPPTTMQVVAQDPATTPCILGTSDAYDWCMEAAKISPLWRNEVTVRSLELTFSFEPVAFLHRIAPRPLMLIAAEGDMLMPIEASREAFARAGEPKQFVSLPCGHFAPYVEHFERSSSAARDWFRSHLLQTREA, from the coding sequence ATGGTCGGTTCGGATCTGCGGGCTGGGTTCGAGAAGGTGGCCTTCAAGGCCGACGATGGTACGGTGCTGCGCGGCTGGCACGTGCCGCCGCAGGGGGACGCGCCGACAGCGCCCATCGTCGTGCTTCATCACGGCTTCAGCGGGCTCAAGGAAAGCTATCTCGACAAATATGCCGCCGCGTTCAGCGCAGCCGGTCTCGGCGCGCTGGTCTATGATCCCCGCAATTTTGGCGAGAGCGAAGGGCGCGTCCGGCAGGAGATCGACCCGATGCAGCAGCTGGCCGACTACCGCGATGCCATCACCTTCGCAATGACCCTGCCGCGCGTCGATCCCAGAAGGATCGGCGCTTGGGGCTCCAGTTATGGCGGCGGTGTCGCCATCCAGGCGGCGGCGATCGATCAGCGCATCCGCTGCGTGGCAGTGCAGGTCTCGTTCCTCAGCGGCGGCGCGATCTGGAGCCACATTCCGGCGGAGACGAAGGCGCAGCTGTCGCAGCTGTTCGTAGGCGAGCGATTGGCCCGTGCCGCGGGCGAGCCGCCGACGACCATGCAGGTTGTGGCGCAGGATCCGGCGACGACGCCGTGCATCCTGGGGACATCGGACGCCTACGACTGGTGCATGGAGGCGGCGAAGATCTCGCCGCTGTGGCGCAACGAGGTTACCGTGCGCAGCCTGGAGCTCACCTTCAGCTTCGAGCCGGTCGCCTTCTTGCATCGCATCGCGCCGCGGCCCCTGATGTTGATCGCGGCCGAGGGCGACATGCTGATGCCGATCGAGGCGTCGCGGGAGGCGTTCGCGCGCGCCGGCGAGCCAAAACAGTTTGTCAGTTTGCCTTGCGGGCATTTCGCGCCCTATGTCGAGCACTTCGAACGATCATCCTCGGCTGCGCGTGACTGGTTCCGATCACACCTCCTTCAGACGCGCGAAGCTTGA
- a CDS encoding helix-turn-helix domain-containing protein codes for MPNVQGFASLTAPTTSLDPLLGWTIHEAISLRQQLRQLGDALVIEAQVAQGCAGMRRASDAGLVVVMTVIEGRERGEDSTGTVLFEAGDVIVWNTRETLAFATLSPLRKMMIACPEAVIRNFHPDLIGRGPLHLPGRHGFGAAVSGYFEGFAGTLAEMDDREAHAAVDTGLEIVARAVRLVRRDAAPRRSSARFARIMSYIDAQLHDPDLDSAEIAAHFGLSVRSVQLLFAEHGTTPSECIRQRRLNRCRRDLQAARRAESITDIALRWGFNDPSHFSRLFRRRYGVPPRTLVRKRPEG; via the coding sequence ATGCCGAACGTGCAAGGGTTTGCCTCGCTGACCGCGCCCACGACGTCCCTCGACCCACTGCTCGGCTGGACCATTCACGAGGCCATCTCGCTCCGTCAGCAGTTGAGGCAGCTAGGCGATGCTCTCGTGATCGAAGCGCAGGTCGCACAGGGCTGCGCCGGGATGCGCCGCGCTTCCGATGCCGGTCTGGTGGTCGTGATGACCGTGATCGAAGGCCGGGAGCGCGGCGAGGACTCAACGGGCACGGTGCTGTTCGAAGCGGGCGACGTGATCGTCTGGAACACGCGCGAGACGCTCGCCTTCGCCACGCTCAGTCCGCTGCGCAAGATGATGATCGCCTGCCCTGAAGCCGTGATCCGGAATTTTCACCCCGACCTGATCGGACGCGGCCCCCTGCATCTGCCCGGCCGGCACGGCTTCGGCGCCGCCGTGTCCGGTTACTTCGAGGGCTTCGCCGGCACGCTGGCCGAGATGGACGACCGCGAGGCCCATGCCGCCGTCGATACCGGGCTCGAGATCGTCGCCAGGGCTGTGCGCCTCGTGCGCCGCGACGCTGCACCGCGCCGCTCATCCGCGCGGTTCGCGCGCATCATGAGCTACATCGACGCACAGCTGCACGACCCCGATCTCGACAGCGCCGAGATCGCCGCCCACTTCGGACTATCCGTCCGCTCCGTACAATTGTTGTTCGCCGAGCACGGCACCACGCCCTCGGAATGCATCCGCCAGCGCCGCCTCAACCGCTGCCGCCGCGACCTCCAAGCCGCGCGCCGAGCCGAGAGCATCACCGACATTGCCCTGCGCTGGGGCTTCAACGACCCCTCGCATTTTAGCCGCCTCTTCCGCCGTCGATATGGCGTGCCCCCGCGCACGCTCGTGCGGAAGAGGCCGGAGGGCTGA
- a CDS encoding recombinase family protein, with the protein MAIVLYARVSTKDQTLEHQRIQAEAAGFKIDQELADHGVSGISTRLADRPEGKRLFDILRSGDTLVVRWVDRLGRNYSDVCDAIREFMRRGVIIRTVINNMTFDGATKDPMQMAVRDALIAFMAATAQANAEAIKEAQRGGIALAKATEAETKYRGRKPSFTRDQFLAVCDMLDLCTGIAAIAAATGLSRQTIYRIRDDRAAAEASLSNWAA; encoded by the coding sequence GTGGCTATCGTTCTCTACGCTCGTGTCTCGACCAAGGACCAGACCCTCGAACATCAGCGCATTCAGGCTGAGGCCGCAGGCTTTAAGATCGACCAAGAGTTGGCAGACCATGGGGTCTCGGGGATCAGCACCCGTCTTGCTGACCGCCCTGAAGGCAAGCGCCTGTTCGACATCCTGCGAAGCGGCGACACGTTGGTGGTGCGGTGGGTTGATCGGCTAGGCCGCAACTACAGCGATGTTTGCGATGCGATCCGCGAGTTTATGCGACGGGGCGTCATCATCCGCACGGTGATCAACAACATGACTTTCGACGGCGCGACCAAGGACCCTATGCAGATGGCCGTCAGAGACGCGCTGATTGCCTTCATGGCAGCAACGGCACAGGCCAATGCGGAGGCAATTAAGGAAGCCCAGCGGGGCGGGATCGCGCTCGCGAAGGCGACCGAGGCAGAGACCAAGTACCGGGGCCGGAAGCCGAGCTTCACAAGGGATCAGTTCCTAGCGGTCTGTGACATGCTCGACCTCTGCACAGGCATCGCAGCGATTGCAGCGGCGACCGGCCTGAGCCGCCAGACCATCTACAGGATCAGAGATGACCGAGCAGCGGCGGAGGCGTCTCTGTCGAACTGGGCGGCCTGA
- the mauJ gene encoding methylamine utilization protein MauJ yields the protein MNASAPQAEASPKIDKPFWSRELPTSNDVIKGELAEPGEWVVANIQPDGSWPVNAQRVEWRGHAIWIIPLMKKHYPAVAMKVVPGVSRSDCEELLMRFVSNLSWVESCGHIVVELSRSNLPAPLVLLREKGMVTCESFDLSYFPTPTDSRAPLALALMREGRGLNHPAYSFLSFFRVLEVVFGRHKWKRWVEAAIDTVNGYGAQEVVRMLRAKGIQDIGNHLYKSGRCAIAHASEQPIVDPDKPDDFRRLTSEAPLIRALAQKAIEEGLGVETRNTVYRNHLHELAGFKKILGAEVIELLQKNKEDAVQRMIDIPDINVELFDKPPYEPLKKLTPRVMERDDKSRLYILFSSADETVRFRLGLDFAEERLLFSPFTDVGIMDTGSAASARRVREVRRFEQELFGNGRLRIVNSDTGEIISWKGAYIPVNMFQDLEGCAAQLAMWDRTAARRQDYEDRYGARLAWYAQGYTIQVVPKV from the coding sequence GTGAACGCATCAGCGCCCCAAGCGGAAGCTTCTCCGAAGATCGACAAACCGTTCTGGTCAAGAGAACTCCCCACGTCTAACGACGTGATCAAGGGCGAACTCGCTGAACCCGGTGAATGGGTCGTCGCAAACATTCAGCCCGATGGCTCTTGGCCGGTCAATGCGCAGCGAGTTGAGTGGCGCGGGCATGCGATCTGGATCATCCCGCTGATGAAGAAGCACTATCCTGCCGTAGCGATGAAGGTAGTGCCGGGGGTTAGCCGATCTGATTGCGAAGAGTTGCTGATGCGCTTCGTAAGCAATCTGTCCTGGGTCGAGAGCTGTGGTCACATTGTCGTCGAGCTTTCACGCAGCAACCTGCCTGCTCCACTTGTCCTGCTTAGGGAAAAGGGCATGGTGACCTGCGAGAGCTTCGATCTTTCCTATTTCCCGACCCCGACCGACAGCCGGGCCCCGTTGGCGCTGGCCTTAATGCGTGAGGGGCGGGGCTTGAATCACCCTGCCTATTCCTTCCTGTCGTTCTTCCGTGTCCTTGAAGTCGTCTTCGGCCGCCACAAGTGGAAGAGATGGGTTGAAGCAGCCATTGACACCGTGAACGGCTACGGTGCCCAGGAGGTCGTGCGGATGCTCCGCGCGAAAGGCATTCAGGACATAGGCAACCACCTCTACAAGTCAGGAAGGTGCGCGATTGCCCATGCGAGCGAGCAGCCGATCGTAGACCCGGATAAGCCCGACGACTTTAGACGCTTGACCTCCGAAGCCCCTCTCATTCGCGCCCTGGCACAGAAGGCCATCGAAGAGGGACTAGGCGTCGAAACGCGCAACACGGTCTATCGCAATCACCTACACGAGCTTGCTGGGTTCAAGAAGATACTCGGCGCCGAGGTGATCGAATTGCTGCAGAAGAACAAGGAAGACGCTGTGCAGCGGATGATCGACATTCCCGACATCAACGTCGAGCTGTTCGACAAGCCACCTTACGAGCCGCTCAAGAAATTGACCCCGCGCGTCATGGAGCGTGACGACAAGTCGAGGCTCTACATCCTGTTCAGCTCCGCTGACGAGACGGTTCGGTTCCGCCTGGGTCTGGATTTCGCAGAAGAACGGCTGCTGTTCTCGCCATTCACCGATGTTGGCATCATGGACACCGGAAGTGCGGCATCAGCACGACGTGTGCGTGAGGTGCGACGATTCGAGCAAGAGCTATTCGGGAACGGGCGGCTTCGGATCGTGAATTCCGATACGGGCGAGATCATCAGTTGGAAGGGCGCCTACATCCCCGTTAACATGTTCCAAGATCTAGAGGGCTGCGCAGCCCAGCTCGCGATGTGGGACCGGACAGCAGCAAGGCGCCAGGACTACGAAGACCGCTATGGTGCTCGGCTCGCGTGGTACGCGCAGGGTTATACCATACAGGTCGTCCCGAAGGTGTAG
- a CDS encoding type II toxin-antitoxin system VapC family toxin, producing the protein MTVVFDASVLIYIIDPNAPAPIDTATGQSVPQCKERVEHLINELQKDGAKIIIPTPALGEVLVRAANASKILTQLTSSKHFKVVPFDEKAAVEFSLMQSTRTTKSTASRTKAKFDDQIVAIARVERASVIYSDDADIAKMSGSSVAVIGIAALPLPPAPKPRDPDLFDLEQRDQPQPGS; encoded by the coding sequence ATGACTGTTGTCTTCGACGCTTCCGTCCTGATCTACATCATTGACCCGAACGCCCCTGCCCCTATCGACACCGCTACAGGGCAGAGTGTGCCGCAGTGTAAGGAACGGGTTGAGCATCTCATCAACGAGCTGCAGAAGGATGGCGCGAAGATCATCATTCCGACACCGGCCCTCGGTGAGGTTCTGGTGCGTGCTGCAAACGCCTCCAAGATACTGACCCAGCTCACCTCCTCGAAGCACTTCAAGGTCGTTCCATTCGACGAGAAGGCCGCTGTCGAATTTTCGCTGATGCAATCCACGCGGACGACAAAGTCTACTGCAAGTCGGACTAAGGCCAAGTTCGATGACCAGATCGTCGCCATTGCCCGAGTTGAGAGGGCATCGGTCATCTACTCGGACGATGCCGACATCGCGAAGATGTCAGGCTCTTCAGTCGCAGTCATCGGGATCGCGGCTCTTCCGTTGCCTCCAGCCCCGAAGCCCCGAGACCCAGACCTATTCGATTTGGAGCAGCGCGATCAGCCGCAACCGGGTTCATAG
- a CDS encoding trehalose-6-phosphate synthase, which yields MNLVVVSNRVARGKANEPMTGGLAAALLPIVEKSGAVWVGSSGRVRDGAQTEPIAEIEQIGEGALALLDLPAAHYAGYYEGFANSALWPALHSRSDLISVSHDDYRSYREVNAFVARALLRFQKPDTLFWIQDYHFLSLGAELRTLGVKSPIGFFLHTPWPARSVIDSVPNHRDLVTAMLAYDLIGFQTEDDRENFTACIRADLGLQVRDGVVRSLHGRTRLAVFPIGIDADKFAQQAAKAVAHPDVSRLRRSLHGEKLAIGVDRLDYSKGLVNRINAFDRMWTMHPSLLRAVSLLQIATPSRESIEAYGNLQSEVARLVSEVNGRHGEVDWTPIRYLNKGYGQGVLAGLYRSAQVGVVTPLHDGMNLVAKEYVAAQSPVDPGVLVLSKFAGAANELDAALIVNPHDIDGMARTIAMALSMPLNERRMRYEIMMTKLRRHSIQQWFADFVETLQDGDSAEVEIEPLPAAPAGFLAGRMLSPGARYH from the coding sequence GTGAACCTCGTCGTGGTTTCGAATCGGGTGGCACGTGGCAAAGCCAACGAGCCAATGACCGGCGGACTTGCGGCAGCATTGCTGCCCATCGTGGAGAAATCGGGGGCAGTATGGGTGGGATCTTCGGGACGTGTGCGCGACGGCGCGCAGACGGAACCGATCGCGGAGATCGAGCAGATCGGTGAAGGCGCGCTCGCGCTGCTGGATCTGCCGGCTGCGCACTATGCCGGCTACTACGAAGGCTTCGCCAATTCGGCGCTGTGGCCGGCGCTGCATTCACGCAGCGATCTGATCAGCGTCTCGCATGATGACTATCGGTCCTATCGCGAGGTCAACGCCTTCGTGGCGCGCGCGCTGCTCCGGTTCCAGAAGCCGGACACCTTGTTCTGGATCCAGGACTATCACTTCCTGTCGCTCGGCGCGGAGTTGCGCACGCTCGGTGTCAAGAGCCCGATCGGTTTCTTCCTTCACACGCCGTGGCCCGCGCGCAGCGTCATCGACAGCGTGCCGAATCACCGCGATCTCGTCACCGCGATGCTCGCCTATGATCTGATCGGCTTCCAGACCGAGGACGATCGCGAGAACTTCACCGCCTGCATCCGCGCCGATCTCGGCTTGCAGGTGCGTGACGGCGTGGTCAGGTCGCTGCACGGCCGCACCCGTCTGGCGGTGTTCCCGATCGGCATCGATGCCGACAAGTTTGCGCAGCAGGCGGCGAAGGCGGTGGCGCATCCGGACGTGTCGCGGCTGCGCCGCAGCCTGCACGGCGAGAAGCTCGCCATCGGCGTCGATCGGCTCGACTACTCCAAGGGCCTCGTCAACCGCATCAACGCGTTCGACCGGATGTGGACGATGCACCCGAGCCTGCTGCGCGCCGTGTCGCTGCTGCAGATCGCAACGCCGTCGCGCGAATCGATCGAGGCCTATGGCAATCTGCAGAGCGAGGTCGCGCGCCTCGTCAGCGAGGTCAATGGCCGCCACGGCGAGGTCGACTGGACGCCGATCCGCTACCTCAACAAGGGCTATGGTCAGGGCGTGCTGGCCGGCCTCTATCGCAGCGCCCAGGTCGGCGTCGTCACGCCGCTGCACGACGGCATGAACCTGGTGGCGAAGGAGTATGTCGCCGCGCAGAGCCCGGTCGATCCCGGCGTGCTGGTGCTGTCGAAATTCGCCGGCGCCGCCAACGAGCTCGACGCGGCGCTGATCGTCAATCCGCATGACATCGACGGCATGGCGCGGACGATCGCGATGGCGCTGTCGATGCCGCTCAACGAGCGCCGCATGCGCTATGAGATCATGATGACGAAGCTGCGCCGCCATTCGATCCAGCAATGGTTTGCCGACTTCGTCGAGACCCTGCAGGACGGTGACTCGGCCGAGGTCGAGATCGAGCCTCTGCCTGCAGCGCCGGCGGGTTTTCTGGCCGGCCGCATGCTGTCGCCCGGCGCGCGCTATCACTGA
- the otsB gene encoding trehalose-phosphatase → MMMSDNSDLIGSPAAEPAEIVPTPVSLVPHLREVAILLDIDGTLLDLAPTPREVWVPPGLAEALNALLQRTSGALALVSGRSLNDIDLIFAPEVYPAVGGHGAEMRLGGGGEADAIKAPPLDKELKRRLAAIAKLSPGILLEDKGYSLALHYRLAPQAEKAIYEEVSRIRAELPEAPIEVLPGKCVCEIKHAGFTKASGVRELMRHAPFKGRKPFFIGDDVTDETVFAIMPDFAGLSFSVGRRALGVDGHFDAPDDVRAFLARLADGGTNSST, encoded by the coding sequence ATGATGATGTCCGACAACTCCGATCTGATCGGTTCTCCTGCGGCGGAGCCCGCCGAGATCGTTCCGACGCCGGTGAGTCTCGTGCCGCATCTTCGCGAGGTGGCGATCCTGCTCGATATCGACGGCACCCTGCTCGATCTCGCGCCGACACCGCGCGAGGTGTGGGTCCCGCCGGGCCTTGCCGAGGCACTCAACGCGTTGCTGCAACGAACCTCCGGCGCGCTGGCGCTGGTCTCGGGCCGCTCACTCAACGACATCGATCTCATCTTCGCGCCGGAGGTCTACCCCGCCGTCGGCGGTCATGGCGCGGAGATGCGGCTCGGCGGCGGCGGTGAGGCGGATGCGATCAAGGCGCCGCCGCTGGACAAGGAGCTGAAGCGCAGGCTCGCTGCGATCGCCAAGCTCAGCCCCGGCATTCTGCTCGAGGACAAGGGGTACTCGCTGGCGCTGCATTATCGCCTCGCGCCGCAGGCGGAGAAGGCGATCTACGAGGAGGTGTCGCGCATCCGCGCCGAGTTGCCGGAGGCGCCGATCGAGGTGCTGCCCGGAAAATGTGTGTGCGAGATCAAGCATGCCGGCTTCACCAAGGCGAGCGGCGTGCGCGAGCTGATGCGGCACGCGCCCTTCAAGGGACGCAAGCCGTTCTTCATCGGCGACGACGTCACCGACGAGACGGTGTTCGCGATCATGCCGGATTTCGCCGGCCTGTCGTTCTCGGTCGGCCGTCGGGCGCTCGGTGTCGACGGACATTTCGACGCTCCGGACGACGTGCGCGCGTTCCTGGCGCGCCTCGCCGACGGCGGAACTAATTCATCGACCTAG
- a CDS encoding MFS transporter, with protein sequence MAPRQASFPHLRVITSAPQSSAPPGDTAGQDRIIETNIPARLDDLRWSAFHTRVVLALGITWVLDGLEVTLAGALSGALKQSPALHFSNLEIGLANSAYLAGAVLGALGFGWLTDRIGRRKLFFITLALYLSATAATALSWNVATYALFRFLTGAGIGGEYTAINSTIQELVPARYRGWTDLMINGSFWLGAALGAVGAIVLLDPDVAGPDVGWRLAYGIGACLGLVVLVMRMWIPESPRWLMIHGHPEEAHRIVAEIERDVTGHDREARAKELPRMRLRMRSHTPLREVAHTLFSVYRQRSLVGLTLMIAQAFFYNAIFFTFALVLTDFYGIKSDHVGWYILPFAAGNVLGPLLLGRLFDTLGRRAMITFTYGVSGVLLALTGYLFSIGVLSAATQTAAWMVIFFFASPAASAAYLTVSENFPLEVRALAIALFYAIGTGIGGVAGPALFGALLDSGARGAVFGGYLFGAALMLVAALVAWRYAIAAERKSLEQVARPLAVME encoded by the coding sequence ATGGCACCCCGACAGGCATCCTTTCCGCACCTCCGCGTCATCACGTCAGCGCCGCAATCCAGCGCGCCGCCGGGCGACACGGCTGGCCAGGATCGAATCATCGAAACCAACATCCCCGCCCGGCTCGACGACCTCCGCTGGAGCGCCTTTCACACCCGCGTCGTGCTGGCGCTCGGCATCACCTGGGTGCTCGATGGGCTCGAGGTGACGCTCGCCGGCGCCTTGTCGGGCGCACTCAAGCAGAGCCCGGCGCTGCATTTCTCCAATCTCGAGATCGGGCTTGCCAACAGCGCCTATCTCGCCGGCGCCGTGCTCGGCGCGCTCGGCTTCGGCTGGCTGACCGACCGCATCGGCCGCCGGAAGCTGTTCTTCATCACGCTCGCGCTCTATCTGTCCGCGACGGCCGCCACCGCCTTGTCGTGGAATGTCGCGACCTACGCGCTGTTTCGCTTCCTGACCGGCGCCGGCATCGGCGGCGAGTATACCGCGATCAATTCGACGATCCAGGAGCTGGTGCCGGCGCGCTATCGCGGCTGGACCGATCTCATGATCAACGGCAGCTTCTGGCTGGGGGCCGCGCTCGGCGCCGTCGGCGCCATCGTGCTGCTTGATCCTGATGTCGCCGGCCCGGATGTCGGCTGGCGGCTGGCCTACGGCATCGGCGCCTGTCTCGGCCTGGTCGTGCTGGTCATGCGGATGTGGATTCCGGAAAGTCCGCGCTGGCTGATGATTCACGGCCATCCCGAAGAGGCGCATCGGATCGTGGCGGAGATCGAACGCGACGTCACCGGCCACGACCGCGAGGCGCGCGCTAAGGAATTGCCGAGGATGCGGCTGCGGATGCGTAGCCACACGCCGTTACGAGAGGTCGCGCATACGCTGTTCTCGGTCTATCGTCAGCGCTCGCTGGTCGGGTTGACGCTGATGATCGCCCAGGCGTTCTTCTACAACGCGATCTTCTTCACCTTCGCGCTGGTGCTGACCGACTTCTACGGCATCAAGTCCGATCATGTCGGCTGGTACATCCTGCCCTTCGCGGCCGGCAACGTGCTCGGACCGCTGCTGCTCGGCCGTCTATTCGACACGCTCGGGCGCCGCGCCATGATCACCTTCACCTATGGCGTCTCCGGCGTGCTGCTCGCGCTCACCGGCTATCTGTTCTCGATCGGAGTGCTGAGCGCCGCGACGCAGACCGCGGCCTGGATGGTGATCTTCTTCTTCGCGTCACCGGCGGCGAGCGCCGCCTATCTCACCGTGTCGGAGAATTTTCCGCTGGAAGTGCGCGCGCTCGCGATCGCGCTGTTCTACGCCATCGGCACCGGGATCGGCGGCGTGGCGGGACCCGCGCTGTTCGGCGCGCTGCTCGACAGCGGGGCGCGCGGCGCGGTGTTCGGCGGCTATCTGTTCGGTGCCGCGCTGATGCTGGTGGCGGCGCTCGTCGCTTGGCGCTATGCCATCGCGGCCGAGCGCAAATCGCTCGAGCAGGTGGCGCGCCCGCTCGCTGTCATGGAGTAG